GCTCACTAAGTTGTTCGAGTTTATGAACAGTAGCAATCAAAGACGCAGTGTCCTTTAGGTAAATTGCAACACCACCAGCTCTACAATTAGAACGTTTATATTCGGCGATGCAATTATAGCCTGTTATACTCACTGCAGAACAATTGTCCAACCAAGTTTCACTAAATGCTAAAATATCAACTTTGGTTAGTATATTGTCAGTGAAAATATCTGAAGCATGAGCATTTAAGCTTTGAACATTGAAACTGATTAAGCTTAAACCTTGATTTGTCATAGCGATAAAATCCAACAGTGCGTCACTGATTGTGGATAGTTTATGACTGGATAGTCGGTTTAACTCTGTTCTCAGTTCCGTCATTCTGGGCGAATCACTACCCTTTGAGTGCCAAAATTTGAAGAAGTTCTTTTGGTTAGTTAAGTAAAGCCCATCCATTGTTGTCACCCGTGACAATCCAACATATACTAGTTGTTGTTCCAAAGATTTATCGTAGTCAAGTACAATTTCAGAAAATGTACCTCCCTGCGATTTATGGACCGTGAGTGCACATGCACTAACTATCGGAAATTGAATTCTTTTACAGTTGATGCTACCAAGCTTAATATTGGCTGATCGTTTTAATATAGGTACCCAATCAAATTGCAGTTGACCTGGGTTAGAATACACTAAAGGTCTAGATTTGACCTTTAAGCTGGCACCGATAATATTACTCTCAAATTTTAGCcataatcgaataatgcgctcttcgggattatcatcatcatgttcGATAAATTTAAGCTCTCCTATGGCCCCGTTAACTAGCCCATCTTCGACATCAATGTTAGTTGAGATCATATAGGGCATTCCAAGCGTCAACCGTAATAGATAAGGTAGACCGCCTGTTTCCACTACGCTCATCTTATGCATCTTTAATCTAGCACTAGCTAGTTGTTCCGCATTTCGATAACCTGTGAAAACATCGTTGACAATAAAATCATAGCCCTCTCGTTCACGCAATGCTTCCGTATTATATCTTTCAACATCCATATTGCGATGGAAGAGACGTATAGCATTCGGAACATTTTGTTTACACCACTCAGCTGTTCGAAAGCGGCTTTCAATacgctcattttcagaatcagtAAGTGGCATACCATTACCTATTTTAGTAAGTATGGAAGAAAATTCAATGTCAGCTTGTCGCATAACTTGAACTAATGGGAAGAAATTAAGTGATTGCCAGAGTACAGGTCCAAGAATAGAGtttttacatggcttgaaaactgGCCGTGCGTTCACAGGTGGCAGTTGGCGAAGATCACCACAGAATATTATATGAATTCCGCCAAAAGGATCATCATAGTTCCCAGTGATGTCTTGCAACCGAGTGTGAATAATATTAAGCATATCTGCGCCAATCATGCTTACTTCGTCGATAATAATCGCTTTAACGCCTGCAAAAGCATTGCGATACAGTTGAAGTGCTTCGAACCCAAGTTTTGAACTACTTCTACGTGccattgaaattcgaaaagcagaatgaactgtagTGCCTCCAATAGCTACCGCTGCTTTCCCTGTTGATGCACAGGCGACATATGCGTTTTTAAGTAAATTGTGTGCTTGACTAAAACGATTATAAGTCTCCATCAATATTTTCAGAGTAAACGTTTTACCACATCCTGCGGGGCCAGTGAAGAATATCTGCAAAGGCGTGTTCATACCGTCGAACGCAtgcaaaatatcaatcaaatgtaaaatcaattttctttgatCTACATTTGTGGCCCTGACCATAGCACAATAATCCTGTTTGCTCATGACATTGGTACGTTTTTTGATGACAGCTGACAGAGCACCAGTAGGCAACTGTTCTATATCATCATCGTTGGGCTCCATAGTTATGGCCCGTACGTACTCATTGTGTTTATCGTTGGATTTTTGTTGATCAtcactttcattttcttctgcaaCACGAAGATATTCTTCGACGATCTGTTCCAACTTAATATCACAATCATATTCTTTTAACTTGTCGAATATGATAGTTTTATTTTGATCATACAAATCTATGAACTTGTTACGATCAAGAATATCACAAGCTTCATTTCGAAATGGTAGAAACAGAAGAACCATTTCACGCTTGTAATCGTTTAATTCAgacattttatatttcaaccaTCGCACTATGCGAGGTGCATTTCGCTTCTTATACGAATTCGTGTTACTGTTATCCTTCGTGTAACACGCTACGAAGTCAGCTAAACAAATGTCATCGAGATCTGCacgcttttcatatttttgtactATGTTCAGCGTCCAAACATCGGTAGAATCATCATCAATTCCTTCCTCGTCCATTTGTTTAGTATGCTTTCTAGACTTTATACGTTCATGTGGCCACATGGTGGGTATAAATTGTACTTTCCGGCTGGCTTCTGACATTGGTTGACGTAGTAAGTACCAAGCAGCTTCTTGGGCACACATTTCTACTGAATTTAGCATTTTAatactaacttttttcagtaatGAAGCATAATCTTGATCAGGGTATTCTTCTTGTAACTTAACTAATTCGAGATGTAAGTTACTAATACCTCTGTTCGTTTTATTAACATATTCAACAACATACGCAGCACATGAATATTCATCTAGAATAAATTGAAGATCCATGTTTGACAGTAATTTGTTTGCAACCCATTTATTATACGGGTTGGTCCAAAGTTCTTCCATGGAACGTTTCAAAAGAATTATAGGTCTTGGTGTGGAGGCACGAATTACATCCAAGTAGTCATCGTATGAACAATTACAATCGCAAAGGTATTCATCTAATGTcgcataaatttttatattcaaattttcgcGCATTTCTTCACCTTTTTTCATCAACCGATTACGACGGGAGTCATTCGATGGCATTGGCAAAATAATTCTTGTTTGATCCATGGGCCAATATGGGATATTAAACCGACATCGCTTTTCGTTCCGTTTGTAACAGGTAAATGTATGCTTATGTACCTGATTACTGTTAGAattgatggaacaaagtctattAATAAGTTCAATTGTAGCGGGCATGTCCTCTGAAATTGTTTCTTTAGGATCATTGTTTAACCACAGCAAAATGTGTGCATGTGGACTGCCACGATGCTGAAACTctattcttttgaaataatcgACCACATAATATTCACCAAAGGGACTAAATCTTGACGAAGATAATATGTTGAGCAAGGTATCCACgagtttattgaaataaatgcaacaAGTGACTGGATCCTCACTAACGAGTGTAGCTCGCTGCAAAGCAGTCAGTTGATCTACTGGGTTTGCTAAATTAGCGATATGTTCATCAGAAAGTctatgtaaaatttttaacaattcgGGCCATCGAGTTTCATTGGCACTCAAAGTCATGAATATTGTTGGTCTTCCAAGTTGTCTAATCATAGCGAAAACATCATGCTTACGTTGTTGCCAATATTGAACTGAATTTGGGATAGATTTGAGAAACGATAAATTACGCTCAATGCAAGTCTCCAAGAACTCTCGGTTCTTTAACATTTCGCGAGTTATATTCGCAGTTCCCATACACTTAAAAGTGCTGTGCAAACCTTCTGAAACACGAAGTCGCATTATTTTTGCTGCCATATACAACAGGTGTTTCGGTTTGGCACCTCGCCTATCCTGGCGCCTGAGCTCACTTGTAGCCATCATAAATGGTGTAACATGAACATCAGTTCTATAAGTGCGTGGATGCCCGAAATAAATATCTGGAAATGAGAGTTCTTCCGCAAATTCGTCATATATTATTGACAGAGGAATTCTATTCTGAGCGGGCGCAATTTCCAAACACTGGTCTTCATTCCAAAGGAGCGTTTGTTGTTGTCCAATTAAAAGCTCAAAATCACTCTCAGAATCAATACATTCCGGCTCGTTGTCAGGATCAAGTAATGTTGACGATGAGTGGTCAAACTGGTTTAGTTGATCTTGATTGATGACTATATTATAACGACGGTATAATGGAGTATCAACAAGGTACATAAGCCActttttcacagtagcttttttaACGAATCCATTCAAATAGGATGATTTGTGAATCGAATGCTTCTTAATGCtaacattgaatgaataatcATCATCAATGTTTCTAGGAAGCACGCGAACCATCTCAGAAACATCTACTGGTACATTAATAATTTGTCCCATAATTGAATGACTACCTGCAGCATGACGCAAACGGCGAATCTGCATAAAAGGTATTCTTGGTGAGATGAGTCTCTCACTTATGGGATCAAGTGGAGGTAGACCTAGCGGACGATTGGGATATACAAAACCATTCGTTTTTGCTAGCTTAGGTACAACCCCACGTCTCAAACTGCTTCGGCATGTTTGACATGCTCTAAAGTTATTTGTGGATTCAAAAGAAGCTAATGTAATAAGCAAATTTTCCTCTTCTCTGTTAAtcgttttcaaatcattttgaaacCATAATCGATCGCAAACGCTACACACTACACCAAACTCATTATCAGTAAACCGCTTTTTGAACTCGCGATCAGCCCTTTCATAAACACACATCATATCTATGAAGAAATAAAAAACCATTCATACATTTCATTCTCGGCAGCTGGTAATGGAATGCAAAACTATATATTCTAAGcgtaaaacaattcatttttaatatactAATATAGGCTGGGTACAACAAATTTCTGaagtaatttcaatgaaaactttCAAGTACGAAGATTTCATtaagagacaattgcaatggtccGTTTTGAAATGTGTACTTCCGTTGTGCAATTATAATtttgataataaaataataataataataataataataataataatataataataataataataataaataataataataataataataataataataataataatataataataataataataataaataataataataataattataataataataataatcatactaATCGTAATGAACAAATTACTAAATGACATTAAAAGTTTTGAagtaataaaatcaatcatatGAAATATCGATTATTCAGCGCGCATTAAGGTTAATCAACAGGATGTAAGATTATTGGAAAATATCAAGAACCGTTATTCTGCTATCCGTAATATTATCACTAGAACTTCGAAcgaatattattgatatttctaaaaACGCTGTCGAAATCCAGGGTAGCTTGGATCCGATCGGAAAATCAATACGTCACTATTCAGAATAAGTGATAATAACATACCTGATCGGATTCCATTCGAGTGCTCATCTTGTACTCCACTCGGTTGCGAACTCAACGAACCACCTCCATCACTCGGCTCTGCTACTGTCTGCTCAACGCGTCTCAACAGCCGACTCGGCTCTCCTTCTGCGAGTTCTGTTGAAgcctcctgcttcttccgcttgcggtagcaagctttgtatttcgcctgGAGATGCCTCGATCGCGCCATAATCGATacgttgacaacgacagccaaattcgaaatgaatggcttctgagtcggtgctatgcattttatatagcaaatcagaaggaagttctacaaactgcaaccaatttaaaaatgggttgtatagagtacagaaaagtaaaatttcgcataattctttgggagtattattatggttctaaaaagaaccgatttgaagaattctgaaattaggaactggatctgagttcaagaattaaattcagaaaaggtctgctttcattgccgactgctccacctgacggctgaagtcctaaTGAGTGcttgacctaagcgtttgaggtttggcacctcgcaaaaggtctgctctcattatcgatgaccgctgctcccaacgattgaagtccaaatgaaagcacgacctaagcgtttgaggctttataccacgcaaaaggtctgctttcattgccgactgctccacctgacgactgaagtccgaatgagagcatgacctgagcgtttgaggtttggcaccacgcaaaaggcctgctctcattatcgatgaccgctgctcccgacgattgaagtccaaatgaaagcacgacctaagcgtttgaggctttataccgcaaaaggtctgctttcattgccgactgctccacctgacggctgaagtccaaatgagagcacgacctgagcgtttgaggtttggcaccacgcaaaaggcctgctctcattatcgatgaccgctgctcccgacgattgaagtccaaatgaaagcacgacctaagcgtttgaggttttataccacgcaaaaggtctgctttcattgccgactgctccacctgacggatgAAGTCCAAAtgggagcacgacctgagcgtttgaggtttggcaccacgcaaaaggtctgctctcattatcgatgactgTTTCTCTCGacaattgaagtccaaatgaaagcacgacctaagcgtttgaggctttataccacgcaaaagatctgctttcattgccgactgctccacctgacgactgaagtccaaatgagagcacgaacctgagcgtttgaggtttggcaccacgcaaaaggcctgctctcattatcgatgaccgctgctcccgacgattgaagtccaaatgaaagcacgacctaagcgtttgaggttttataccacgcaaaaggtctgctttcattgacgactgcttcacctgacgactgaagtccgaatgagagcatgacctgagcgtttgaagtttggcaccacgcaaaaggcctgctctcattatcgatgaccgctgctcccgacgattgaagtccaaatgaaagcacgacctaagcgtttgaggttttataccacgcaaaaggtctgctttcattgccgactgctccacctgacggctgaagtccaaatgagagcacgacctgagcgtttgaggtttggcaccacgcaaaaggcctgctctcattatcgatgaccgctgctcccgacgattgaagtccaaatgaaagcacgacctaagcgtttgaggttttataccacgcaaaaggtctgctttcattgacgactgctccacctgacgactgaagtccaaatgagagcatgacctgagcgtttgaggtttggcaccacgcaaaaggcctgctctcattatcgatgaccgctgctcccgacgattgaagtccaaatgaaagcacgacctaagcgtttgaggctttataccacgcaaaaggtctgctttcattgccgactgctccacctgacggctgaagtccaaatgagagcacgacctgagcgtttgaggtttggcaccacgcaaaaggtctgctctccgaagctgctggtcccacgacgtctgcttgcatccaacgcacaagaagaaatgaccgaatttcgaccacgtttcctcttttatacgcagtcagttgaagatatgtgcctgactacctcaaaatcgtcgtccttgcgcgaaaaagccaagcaaaaataaaaagttttccgcgttgttttcaaagtttgagaaaacttaatatttgagttgtttgtggttatctcacactgttcaaaatattatcctaaattcctgatcatatttttgatgaaatggtgaaagaattatgttgctgcctttaatacaagtcgagatattcacgattaagttctgcccattcttccatatggctaattttgaaaaggcaccccatagtaaagtaagtcgtattcacgacaaaagtgcaTGTTCGAAAGAAATTTACATTTGCTTGTCGTCTTCGTGATGAAGTCTTACCATCAAAGCATCATAGAagaatactttactatgggacgccttttcaaaatttaccctctgagaatgtgataagttttttgttttatcaatgTCTTCTTTCGCCGTTCTTCGGAAAAGGCGGGAAATCTTTGGTCATCCCTGTACAAAAGTAGTGCCTAAAACAATTCGCTCTCTCTCGCTTCCGCAACGGTGTGTGGCTGGTTTcaaggaattcagttccagcataatGTAATGCACAAATTGGATGAGATTGTTCAAAACAACTAAACTCACTCAAACCAATTGCCCAGCACCTTCCCTCTATTGCACTTTCTTTCACAAACGGCCACCACCATCACAATCGAAACGAGTAAAGAAGAAGCAAGCAAAAcaacacacgagaattcgaattTAACACTTTGTGTAGATTTGTTTGTGGCCCTTAAAAGGGCCGTTTGTTAGTTCTCGCATACACGGGGTCGGTGTTGTTCTCAGTTTACTTGGAGCTGGTGTACTTGGTGACGGCTTTGGTTCCCTCAGAAACGGCGTGCTTGGCCAACTCTCCTGGCAAAAGCAGACGAACGGCAGTCTGGATTTCGCGAGAGGTAATCGTCGAACGTTTGTTGTAATGAGCCAAACGCGATGCCTCGGATGCAATGCGTTCGAAGATGTcattgacgaaactgttcatgatgctcatcgccttcgaggatactccggtatcagggtggacctgcttcaacactttgtagatgtagatagcgtagctttccttcctgcggatcttcttcttcttcttatcacCCTTGGCGATGTtcttctgggccttgccggATTTTTTGGCCGCCTTTCCActagttttcggtgccatcgttctaacgttgacgtgcgttcagagtagctgtttTCACGTAAATGACGCTAGCTCGCCCAAGAAACcccgttttatacctgctacaggCAACGCAGTAGGGACAGCCCCTTTGTCAAAATTTGATCCTCTTTTGCGCTTTATGCTCTGCCTATTCGCAGAACGAGAAACAGCGAGATGGTATAAAACAGAGGGTTAGTACTGCGGCAGCCAGTATTACCGAGTTAGCATCCTAGCTGTTAGCATCGTTTCgtggattttttacgaaaacaaaacacataaaagaaaatgtctggccgtggcaaaggaggaaaagttaagggaaaggcaaagtcccgctcgaaccgtgctggtctgcagttcccagtaggcagaatccaccgtctgcttcggaaaggaaactacgccgaacgtgtcggtgccggtgcaccggtctatctggcggcagtgatggaatacctggccgccgaagtgctggaattggccggtaacgctgcccgtgacaacaagaaaacgagaatcatccctcgtcatctgcagctggccatccgtaacgacgaggagttgaacaaactgCTCTCCGGAGTTACCATCGCACAGGGCGGTGTACTGCCAAACATCCAGGCAGTGTTGCTCCCGAAGAAAACCGAAAAGAAGGCCTAAATTGCACTTGATTCGCACTGAAACCAATCGAAAaaacgtccttttcaggacgaccacaattTTCTGATAAAGAACTTATAgaaatttactattttactatcgaTCAATCATATTTACTCATGCAAGCGCCAtaagacttgtttttttttttccatagcttcTAGGATAATTTCCCACATTACAAGTGAAAAGTCGATGGTCGGTGGTCGATTGCGCTGGAgaatagatttattttttttttaccgatCAAGCAAGGTTGGTTGAATGAAAACGACAATCGTCTGGAGAGTCAAGCTACTAAATTAAATATGATTATACGAAAAACCGCGTACAGAGCGATACCGTGTCCGAACTGGCTCTACACTAAATGGAAACTATAACGGCATTCATTTTCCAAGAAAAGGAAAACTGGGATAGTTTTAAAATACAAATATAATTGGGAACAAAAACATCAAccatttttattgatgaattttCGCAAGCTAGATTTTTACGAACGGACTTCATCAATCATCGTGCATAATCCGTCCGCATTTTCATTTGATCACCTACCGATCCTTTCGTCGCTGCTTACCGACTGAGCGAACGAACATATTTGATTGTACTACAAGAGAAGCATGCGCGTAGCAGCGGGGTCGGCTCTATGGCTGCGCACCAATTTATCCACTATAGCGTGTCGGTGAAGCACACGCTCAGAAAGTAGTGCTGCTGTGATGGATAAaagcatacttttttttttttcttactgtgCAGTTTTGTTGAAGCGGACTACCCAAAAGCGAGCGAAGTAGGAAATATCGATTAATTCTTTGCATGGATTTTTTggtagtcctgaaaaggactgtTTTGTTGAACACCGTCGAAATAAGAACGGTagaattcgacatgatgatgatgactgaCTGACGATGGGTCAATTTACTTCTTGGCAGCCACCTTCTTCGGGGCAGCTTTTTTGGCTGGCGCGGCCTTCTTTGGCTTCGGGGTCTTGGGCTTGTTGGCAGCGGCTTTCGATGGCTTGGTGGCCTTCTGCTTCGGTGCAGCAGCCTTCTTGGCGGCCTTGGCTGGTGCTGCCTTAGCCTTCTTTGCAGCGGCGGCTTTCGGCTTTTTCTCACCTGCAGGCTTTTTGGCCTTCGGTTTCTTCTCGCCAGCGGGTTTCTTGGCAACCTTTTTCTTCTCTCCGGCAGCCTTCTTCGGTTTTTTGGCAGCAGCCTTCTTCGGCTTCTTCTCGCCAGCCGGTTGCTTGGCACCGGCTTTGATTTTGAACGAGCCGGATGCACCGGAACCCTTGGTCTGGGTGAGCTTTCCCTTCTCGACGCCAGATTTCAGGGCCTTCTTGATGAACGGGGCCAGCTTGGCGACGTCGCACTTGTAGTTGGCGGCGATGTACTTCTTGATGGCCTGCAGCGAAGATCCGTTGCGTTCCTTCAGCGTCTTGATGGCAGCCACTACCATGTCATTGACTGGTGGATGTGTCGATGGCTTCTTCGGTTTTTTGGCTTCTCCCTTGGCGGCTTTGGCTTTCTTCGGTGCCTTGGCCGGTGAAGCAGCAACCGGAGCTGCGGCCGATACGTCAACAGCGGTTTCAGCCATTTTTTCTAATGTGCACTTTTCTAAAGCAGGTAGAACG
This genomic window from Malaya genurostris strain Urasoe2022 chromosome 1, Malgen_1.1, whole genome shotgun sequence contains:
- the LOC131425467 gene encoding histone H1B-like, which translates into the protein MAETAVDVSAAAPVAASPAKAPKKAKAAKGEAKKPKKPSTHPPVNDMVVAAIKTLKERNGSSLQAIKKYIAANYKCDVAKLAPFIKKALKSGVEKGKLTQTKGSGASGSFKIKAGAKQPAGEKKPKKAAAKKPKKAAGEKKKVAKKPAGEKKPKAKKPAGEKKPKAAAAKKAKAAPAKAAKKAAAPKQKATKPSKAAANKPKTPKPKKAAPAKKAAPKKVAAKK
- the LOC131425473 gene encoding histone H2B-like, which produces MAPKTSGKAAKKSGKAQKNIAKGDKKKKKIRRKESYAIYIYKVLKQVHPDTGVSSKAMSIMNSFVNDIFERIASEASRLAHYNKRSTITSREIQTAVRLLLPGELAKHAVSEGTKAVTKYTSSK
- the LOC131425468 gene encoding histone H2A; the protein is MSGRGKGGKVKGKAKSRSNRAGLQFPVGRIHRLLRKGNYAERVGAGAPVYLAAVMEYLAAEVLELAGNAARDNKKTRIIPRHLQLAIRNDEELNKLLSGVTIAQGGVLPNIQAVLLPKKTEKKA